In Actinoplanes derwentensis, the following proteins share a genomic window:
- a CDS encoding YbaB/EbfC family nucleoid-associated protein, with the protein MADEQGAPRRSGQLEAMLVKLAEEQRKLEDFQRKMNEATTVVESSNKMVTATFDGRGELTGLTFNTTRYRTMSPTELASTMLETLRRGRGTAFGKIDEMTGGDVLPGIKFGDLAAGKVDINDVVGTLLTSAINLPDLVENARKANTKKEAGRADG; encoded by the coding sequence ATGGCTGACGAACAGGGCGCTCCGCGGCGCAGTGGCCAGTTGGAGGCGATGCTGGTCAAACTCGCCGAGGAGCAGCGCAAGCTGGAGGACTTCCAGCGGAAGATGAACGAGGCGACCACGGTCGTCGAGTCGTCGAACAAGATGGTCACCGCCACGTTCGACGGCCGTGGCGAACTGACCGGGCTCACCTTCAACACCACCCGCTACCGCACGATGTCCCCGACCGAGCTGGCGTCGACCATGTTGGAGACCCTGCGCCGTGGGCGCGGCACGGCCTTCGGCAAGATTGACGAGATGACCGGCGGCGACGTGTTGCCCGGCATCAAGTTCGGCGACCTCGCCGCCGGCAAGGTCGACATCAACGACGTGGTCGGTACGCTGCTGACCTCCGCGATCAACCTGCCCGATCTCGTGGAGAACGCGCGGAAGGCCAACACCAAGAAGGAGGCGGGCCGGGCCGATGGCTGA
- a CDS encoding midas domain-containing protein, with the protein MATGEVGTFDEKSPPVGEKFAKYTDKAQLKAYVEDLLAVTNPADNAWYDAGKYWTSSLGEMEHMLDGLEDLAKKIAGTSEDNSLLGGAAGTAFQDLVAKKVEKSRKGVLDVIRKYNFGAHSHGIGTAIKEFREEWTAIENEGERLRVKLEESAVNQITSIYRKAGADLTKSDVKKSYDDDITDGKAAAVKASDRWIFTNLRARLNQLAQGYRDIAESFGPFDINLQTQPKEGGGTGGNNKPEDEEVEGGDGKDEDEKDEDEKDEKEEGGGTGGGSGSGSGDDKDDILDEAKDKVNDAIDDLKNGDPEHDAALDDAKEAADKALEDLKDEESGSGSGSGSGSGEGEGEGSGEGSGSGSGAGTGAGTGSGGGSSGSGSGKEDAARQQALDDAKKAANDAIDDLKTGEPTYDDALEDAKEAASDAIDGLGAGESGAGETGGGSGIPTTSGTPGATSGSTGGKKATGTSGGSAADDAAAAREKALEDAQQAANDAIEGLGAGGGESGGGSGETGGGSGGGTGGGSDLPPTSSADPAAEEAAAEKAREQALEDAQEAAQEAIEGLESADPVEAGDPETEKARQDALDEAKKASDEAIDDLMGKDTGDKAADEARDKALEEAKKAANDAIDDLGDTNAGDVTPEEAREKALEEAKKAADDAIEDLSTSGDPSAADALEDARKAAADAIGSTGDKGDSSTDGKGDSSTGDKDDLSAEEQAARDDALEDAKEAADEAIEGLLGDDAMEKALGENGGDLNGDGKIDADEAEQLRDNALTEARHAVDESLDDMIDELESGGGEKGLTEDERQARIDALEDAKKAADGVIGDLIDEGGDHTSLSDFLTGKDTAGSGGGSGGGSGGGSGGGSGGGGGDPEQPAPLELAPVTGPAARDSQMTPLMPGTAAGQTAGSGMPMSPPMGGGGAGGQGDRDRERNTWLAGEDGMWGEDDGSVVSSKALGRD; encoded by the coding sequence GTGGCCACGGGTGAAGTCGGGACATTCGACGAGAAGAGCCCGCCGGTTGGCGAGAAGTTCGCCAAATACACCGACAAGGCCCAACTCAAGGCCTACGTGGAGGACCTGCTGGCGGTGACGAATCCCGCCGACAACGCCTGGTACGACGCCGGCAAGTACTGGACCAGCTCCCTGGGCGAGATGGAGCACATGCTCGACGGCCTGGAGGATCTCGCCAAGAAGATCGCCGGCACGAGTGAGGACAACTCGCTTCTGGGCGGCGCGGCGGGCACCGCCTTCCAGGACCTGGTGGCGAAGAAGGTCGAGAAGAGCCGCAAAGGCGTGCTCGACGTCATCAGGAAGTACAACTTCGGCGCGCACTCCCACGGCATCGGCACCGCGATCAAAGAGTTCCGCGAAGAGTGGACGGCCATCGAGAACGAGGGCGAGCGGCTCCGCGTGAAGCTCGAGGAGAGCGCGGTCAACCAGATCACCTCGATCTATCGGAAGGCCGGTGCGGACCTCACCAAGTCGGATGTCAAGAAGTCGTATGACGATGACATCACCGACGGTAAGGCCGCCGCCGTCAAGGCTTCCGACCGTTGGATCTTCACCAATCTGCGTGCCCGGCTGAACCAATTGGCCCAGGGCTACCGCGACATCGCCGAGAGCTTCGGCCCCTTCGACATCAACCTGCAGACGCAGCCCAAAGAAGGCGGCGGAACCGGCGGCAACAACAAGCCCGAGGACGAAGAGGTCGAGGGCGGGGACGGCAAGGACGAGGACGAGAAAGACGAAGACGAGAAGGACGAGAAGGAAGAAGGCGGCGGTACGGGCGGTGGCTCGGGCAGCGGTTCGGGCGACGACAAGGACGACATCCTTGACGAGGCCAAGGACAAGGTCAACGACGCCATCGACGACCTGAAGAACGGTGACCCGGAACACGACGCCGCGCTCGACGACGCGAAGGAAGCCGCCGATAAGGCCCTCGAGGACTTGAAGGACGAGGAGTCCGGCTCAGGATCCGGCTCAGGATCCGGCTCAGGTGAAGGCGAGGGCGAGGGATCCGGCGAAGGCAGTGGCAGCGGTAGCGGTGCCGGCACGGGTGCTGGCACCGGCAGCGGCGGCGGTTCTTCGGGCTCCGGCTCGGGCAAGGAGGACGCCGCGCGTCAGCAGGCCCTGGACGATGCCAAGAAGGCCGCGAACGACGCCATCGACGACCTCAAGACCGGCGAACCGACGTACGACGACGCGCTCGAGGACGCCAAGGAGGCGGCCTCCGACGCCATCGACGGCCTCGGCGCGGGGGAGAGTGGCGCGGGCGAGACCGGCGGCGGCTCCGGCATTCCGACGACCTCCGGCACCCCGGGTGCCACGAGCGGGTCGACCGGCGGCAAGAAGGCGACCGGCACGAGTGGCGGTAGCGCGGCTGACGACGCCGCCGCGGCCCGCGAGAAGGCTCTGGAGGACGCGCAGCAGGCGGCGAACGACGCCATCGAGGGACTGGGAGCCGGTGGCGGCGAGTCCGGCGGTGGTAGTGGTGAGACCGGTGGTGGCAGCGGCGGTGGGACCGGCGGGGGCAGTGACCTGCCCCCGACGTCCTCGGCCGACCCCGCCGCGGAGGAGGCCGCCGCTGAGAAGGCCAGGGAGCAGGCGCTGGAGGACGCTCAGGAGGCGGCGCAGGAAGCCATCGAAGGTCTTGAGTCGGCTGACCCCGTAGAAGCTGGTGACCCGGAGACCGAGAAGGCTCGCCAGGACGCACTCGACGAGGCCAAGAAGGCCTCGGACGAGGCCATCGACGACCTGATGGGTAAGGACACCGGCGACAAGGCAGCCGACGAGGCCCGCGACAAGGCCCTGGAGGAGGCGAAGAAGGCGGCGAACGACGCCATCGACGACCTGGGCGACACCAACGCGGGGGACGTCACCCCCGAGGAGGCTCGCGAGAAGGCTCTGGAGGAGGCGAAGAAGGCCGCCGACGACGCCATCGAGGATCTCTCCACCTCGGGCGACCCGTCCGCTGCCGACGCGCTGGAGGACGCCCGGAAGGCGGCCGCCGACGCGATCGGCTCGACCGGGGACAAGGGCGACAGCTCGACCGACGGGAAGGGCGACAGCTCCACCGGTGACAAGGACGACCTCTCCGCCGAGGAACAGGCGGCCCGCGACGACGCCTTGGAGGACGCGAAGGAGGCCGCCGACGAGGCGATCGAGGGCCTGCTCGGCGACGACGCGATGGAGAAGGCGCTCGGCGAGAACGGCGGCGACCTCAACGGCGACGGGAAGATCGACGCGGACGAGGCCGAGCAGCTTCGCGACAACGCGCTCACCGAGGCCAGGCACGCGGTGGACGAGTCGCTGGACGACATGATCGACGAGCTGGAGTCCGGCGGCGGCGAGAAGGGACTGACCGAGGACGAGCGGCAGGCCCGTATCGACGCGCTGGAGGACGCCAAGAAGGCGGCCGACGGTGTCATCGGCGACCTGATCGACGAGGGCGGCGACCACACCTCACTCTCCGACTTCCTCACCGGCAAGGACACCGCAGGCAGTGGCGGCGGTAGCGGAGGCGGAAGCGGCGGAGGCAGTGGTGGCGGAAGCGGTGGTGGTGGCGGTGACCCCGAACAGCCCGCCCCACTGGAACTGGCACCCGTCACCGGCCCCGCGGCGAGAGACTCCCAGATGACTCCGCTCATGCCCGGTACTGCGGCCGGCCAGACGGCTGGCTCCGGCATGCCGATGTCCCCGCCGATGGGTGGCGGAGGTGCCGGTGGCCAGGGCGATCGCGACCGGGAGCGCAACACCTGGCTGGCCGGCGAGGACGGCATGTGGGGTGAGGACGACGGCAGCGTCGTCTCCAGCAAGGCTCTGGGCCGGGACTGA
- a CDS encoding WXG100 family type VII secretion target — MPDDFIGYDYSQIFEGITKMNNVNKAVEGLIQKLSMETGTALDNWTGPAAANYNELSLRIEKNFGDMNQIVHELATELGVRADDMQAQDVRSGNRFGDVR, encoded by the coding sequence ATGCCCGACGATTTCATCGGTTATGACTACAGCCAGATCTTCGAAGGCATCACGAAGATGAACAACGTCAACAAGGCCGTCGAGGGGCTCATTCAGAAGCTCTCGATGGAGACCGGCACCGCGCTGGACAACTGGACCGGTCCGGCGGCCGCGAACTACAACGAGCTGTCGCTGCGCATCGAGAAGAACTTCGGTGACATGAACCAGATCGTGCACGAGCTCGCCACCGAACTCGGTGTCCGTGCCGACGACATGCAGGCGCAGGACGTCCGTTCCGGTAACCGGTTCGGCGACGTCAGGTAG
- the eccB gene encoding type VII secretion protein EccB: MESRRDQVHAYFYVVSRLNAALMKGRPDPYEPPNHRAMLGFVIGILLAVVIAGGFGIYGIFRPGGDKSWRQAGVVIAVKETGARYLLMGDQLRPVLNYSSARLVLGGDSDPRMVQVSRESLKGIPVGAPIGIPGAPDSVPAASRLYTGAWTVCAQPPTPAGAPATTLLLGDVTAPVAVTGNQAFLAQTADLKTYLIWQGRRYRLTETAAVALGYAAVEPALVTAAWLNPIPPGRDLAFPVVANRGRTGPSISGRASTIGQIYEVQNPASGTSEQFLARGDGFVRLSRTSAALLLADPAIRQAYAGGAVVPIPIRPDELAGATVSKSTELMEGYPPAPPSPVTGGGGLPCVAFRSSGTTVSVSLSRVSAAAADAALPVPRLTAAGGTVDRVLIAAGTGVLARNPYAPGTPGGALFLITEYGVKHPLRPDGVQALGYSGQTPVDVPSELLELLPTGAVLDPAAALQSLVWGG; the protein is encoded by the coding sequence GTGGAGTCCCGCAGAGATCAGGTCCACGCCTACTTCTACGTCGTCAGCCGCCTCAACGCGGCGCTGATGAAAGGGCGCCCGGACCCGTACGAGCCGCCGAACCACCGGGCCATGCTCGGTTTTGTCATCGGCATCCTGCTGGCCGTGGTGATCGCGGGCGGCTTCGGCATCTACGGCATCTTCCGGCCCGGCGGCGACAAGTCCTGGCGACAGGCCGGTGTGGTCATCGCGGTGAAGGAGACCGGCGCCCGCTACTTGTTGATGGGCGACCAGCTCCGGCCGGTGCTCAACTACTCGTCCGCCCGGCTGGTGCTGGGCGGCGACTCCGACCCGCGGATGGTCCAGGTGTCCCGGGAGTCGCTGAAGGGCATTCCGGTGGGCGCGCCGATCGGCATCCCCGGCGCACCCGACTCGGTGCCCGCCGCGAGCCGGCTCTACACCGGCGCGTGGACGGTCTGCGCGCAACCGCCGACCCCGGCCGGTGCTCCCGCCACCACGCTGCTGCTCGGCGACGTGACGGCACCGGTCGCGGTCACCGGGAACCAGGCGTTCCTGGCGCAGACCGCGGACCTGAAGACGTACCTCATCTGGCAGGGCCGCCGCTACCGCCTGACCGAGACGGCCGCGGTGGCGCTCGGTTATGCGGCCGTCGAACCGGCGCTGGTCACCGCCGCCTGGCTGAACCCGATCCCGCCCGGCCGGGACCTGGCGTTCCCCGTCGTCGCGAACCGTGGCCGGACCGGGCCGTCGATCAGCGGCCGGGCCAGCACGATCGGCCAGATCTACGAGGTGCAGAACCCGGCCAGCGGGACCAGTGAGCAGTTCCTGGCCCGCGGTGACGGGTTCGTGCGGCTGAGCCGGACCAGCGCGGCGCTGCTGCTGGCGGATCCGGCGATCAGGCAGGCGTACGCGGGCGGCGCCGTGGTGCCGATCCCGATCCGGCCGGACGAGTTGGCCGGTGCGACGGTCAGCAAGAGCACCGAACTGATGGAGGGCTATCCGCCGGCACCGCCGTCGCCGGTGACCGGGGGAGGCGGGTTGCCGTGTGTCGCCTTCCGCTCGTCCGGTACGACCGTGTCGGTCAGTCTCTCCCGGGTCTCCGCCGCGGCCGCCGACGCCGCGCTTCCGGTGCCCCGGCTCACCGCGGCGGGCGGCACGGTGGACCGGGTGCTGATCGCCGCCGGTACCGGTGTGCTGGCCCGCAACCCCTACGCGCCGGGAACTCCCGGTGGCGCCCTCTTCCTGATCACCGAGTACGGCGTGAAACATCCGTTGCGGCCGGACGGCGTCCAGGCGCTCGGCTACTCCGGCCAGACCCCGGTGGACGTGCCGTCGGAGCTGCTCGAACTGCTCCCCACCGGTGCGGTGCTGGATCCGGCCGCCGCGTTGCAGAGCCTGGTCTGGGGCGGTTGA
- the eccD gene encoding type VII secretion integral membrane protein EccD, with protein MERLTRQRLAAPVRLRFVLGEKAVDVALPGEAPLIDLLPAVLMQLSPEAADHGAEHDGWVVQRIGEAPLDEERSAVELNLLDGEALHFRPRAEQLPPIDFDDLVDGVGEQARTSPWKWSDGRTRSMFLAQGCLALTAGLVMLGFGGPAVWRATVAAVLAVALLSAAGLVSRAVPDPQTGTVLAAAAAGYASFAGWLGSEAIAPHAPSSVRISLAALAALVTLAAGLSAVADSGLLFTGAITFVVSVAVPALLAAVGPVTPQEAAASGLVLSLIAGVMLPPLGFRLGGLALPLLPGKPEQLSEDIDPMPYRLVVERGTAGLAYLAALAVGLGTGQILMAAVLIHPGGMWPMIMALVIATLMSMRARHLTGMVVRWAVMTPAATLVLFVLFRFGADQDDLIRAAVLVPAVTVTAALALTAAGTMPGRRLRPYWGRAVDVLEIGFAVALIPLLAAVLGIYQMVRAWAS; from the coding sequence ATGGAACGCCTGACCCGACAACGCCTCGCCGCGCCGGTCCGTCTGCGCTTCGTCCTCGGTGAGAAAGCCGTGGACGTGGCGCTGCCCGGCGAGGCGCCGCTGATCGACCTGCTGCCGGCCGTGCTGATGCAGCTCAGCCCGGAGGCGGCCGACCACGGCGCCGAACACGACGGCTGGGTCGTGCAGCGCATCGGTGAGGCGCCGCTGGACGAGGAGCGCTCCGCCGTCGAGCTGAACCTCCTCGACGGCGAGGCGCTGCACTTCCGGCCCCGCGCCGAACAGTTGCCGCCGATCGACTTCGACGATCTCGTCGACGGTGTGGGCGAGCAGGCCCGGACCAGCCCGTGGAAATGGTCGGACGGCCGTACCCGCTCGATGTTCCTGGCCCAGGGCTGCCTCGCGCTGACCGCCGGCCTGGTCATGCTGGGTTTCGGCGGTCCGGCCGTCTGGCGCGCCACCGTCGCCGCCGTCCTCGCCGTCGCGCTGCTCTCAGCCGCCGGTCTGGTCAGCCGGGCGGTACCGGACCCGCAGACCGGCACGGTGCTCGCCGCCGCGGCCGCCGGGTACGCCTCGTTCGCCGGCTGGCTCGGCTCGGAGGCGATCGCCCCGCACGCGCCGTCGTCGGTCCGGATCTCCCTCGCCGCCCTCGCCGCACTGGTCACGCTGGCCGCCGGCCTCTCCGCCGTGGCCGACTCGGGTCTGCTGTTCACCGGCGCCATCACGTTCGTGGTGAGCGTCGCGGTGCCGGCTCTGCTCGCCGCGGTCGGACCGGTGACACCGCAGGAGGCCGCCGCCAGCGGTCTCGTGCTCAGCCTGATCGCGGGGGTGATGCTGCCGCCCCTCGGGTTCCGGCTCGGCGGGCTGGCACTGCCACTGCTGCCCGGCAAACCCGAGCAGCTCTCCGAGGACATCGACCCGATGCCGTACCGCCTCGTGGTCGAGCGTGGCACCGCCGGCCTCGCCTATCTCGCCGCGCTCGCCGTCGGCCTGGGCACCGGGCAGATCCTGATGGCCGCGGTGCTGATCCACCCCGGCGGCATGTGGCCGATGATCATGGCGCTGGTGATCGCGACGCTGATGAGCATGCGCGCCCGGCATCTGACCGGCATGGTGGTCCGCTGGGCGGTGATGACACCGGCGGCGACACTGGTCCTCTTCGTCCTGTTCCGCTTCGGCGCGGACCAGGACGACCTGATCCGCGCGGCGGTGCTGGTCCCCGCCGTGACCGTGACCGCCGCCCTCGCGCTGACGGCGGCCGGCACGATGCCCGGGCGCCGGCTGCGGCCGTACTGGGGCCGGGCCGTGGACGTCCTGGAGATCGGCTTCGCGGTCGCCCTGATCCCGCTGCTCGCCGCGGTGCTCGGGATCTACCAGATGGTCCGGGCCTGGGCGAGCTGA
- the eccCa gene encoding type VII secretion protein EccCa yields the protein MGTTPYSRKARRAGPVAPAEEIALQEPPIIPEPAERGISAVLMLAPMAIASLAMVLMFLRPNAGALAYVGVMLMVLSAVAMMIVPIIRNAGQHKHRLNGERRDYLRYLGQVRRKVRGSLTEERRAARWLHPDPGALWSMALSQRLWERRTAHADFGEVRLGLGARRSTTRLVAPSSKPVEDLEPMAAHALRRFLRAYSTMQDAPIAIYLRGFSRIGFQGDLNTTRSAVRAMLAQLVVAHSPADLYLVLVTTGPHWDWAKWLPHVQDDSAPDVTGTRRRFVTDLTQLDEALAVLGVPERPGYEPDTPVTAIEQYVVVVLDWPLLPSGHRLGAEGYRNVVTLDIGATLGWEPHPHTLLVQADESQLNITSFDHLGKSSSSPLCRPDRMGTVAAGALARSLARYRVGAGGDTEEPLATDYDLAGMLQLGDLTRFDTAAYRSGRSPAQRLRVPIGMTSTGMQIELDIKEAAEGGMGPHGMLIGATGSGKSELLRTLVLALAARHSSEDLNFVLVDFKGGAAFVGFERLPHTSAVITNLSEELELVDRMQDALTGELNRRQEHLRASGYPSRREYERARSEGTAMDPMPALFIVVDEFSEMLSSKPEFIDVFAMIGRLGRSLGVHLLLASQRVDEGRIHTIEGHLSYRIGLRTFSSMESRSVLGVPDAYELPNAPGNGYLRPDTTTLIRFKAAYCSGPWRPPHQRRRQSAQGGLVPFGTEHLVPDEPATPDEDAEPDSANEKAPVMADVLLEALRGQGPAAHQVWLPPLTDSTTLEKLLPPLVEHPTLGLAPVGGYGTGQLTVPIGLVDLPAQQRRELLTASLAGSAGNVGVVGGPQSGKSTLLRTLITALALTHTAAEVQFYCLDFGGGALASLARLPHVGGVTGRLDRDKVTRTVLEVTNLLAHREQIFSQNGIDSMTSYRRARRTGAFQDVDPYGDVFLIVDGWYTARQDFQELDDRFGEIAARGLGFGVHLVVSAGRWTEIRPWLRDVLGTRFELKLGDPVESEVHSRTAATVPNIPGRGITADRQHFLGALPRIDGNPDTEDLAEATAELVESLDVPSAPRAPLVKLLPDRLPVTMLPAATAPSKEAEIRIPLGLDDVRLEPLWHDFDANPHLLIFGDTETGKTNLLRHIARSIAAHHTPKEARIVFGDFRRELHDAIPQVHQIGYSMSAERLAATMAEAGQILTGRLPGPEIPPSRLAKRDWWTGGRMFILVDDFELIESGRDSPLAPLLPLLPHGAEIGLHLIIARSTSGANRGMMNPVLRRAWDLGSPGLLLSCPREEGSFLGNVKPRVLPVARGQYIDRRRSVRLVQTPEVPMPERPED from the coding sequence GTGGGCACGACCCCGTACTCGCGCAAGGCCCGCCGGGCGGGGCCGGTCGCCCCGGCCGAGGAGATCGCGCTCCAGGAGCCGCCGATCATCCCGGAACCGGCCGAACGCGGTATCAGCGCGGTCCTGATGCTCGCCCCGATGGCCATCGCGTCGCTCGCGATGGTGCTGATGTTCCTGCGGCCCAACGCGGGCGCGCTCGCCTACGTCGGCGTCATGCTGATGGTGCTCTCCGCGGTCGCGATGATGATCGTGCCGATCATCCGCAACGCCGGGCAGCACAAGCACCGGCTCAACGGCGAACGCCGCGACTACCTGCGGTACCTGGGTCAGGTCCGGCGCAAGGTGCGCGGATCGCTGACCGAGGAGCGACGCGCCGCCCGCTGGCTGCACCCGGACCCGGGAGCGCTCTGGTCGATGGCGCTCAGCCAGCGGCTCTGGGAGCGCCGGACCGCGCACGCGGACTTCGGCGAGGTGCGGCTCGGGCTCGGGGCCCGGCGCTCCACCACCCGCCTGGTCGCGCCGAGCAGCAAACCCGTCGAGGACCTGGAACCGATGGCCGCGCACGCGCTGCGGCGATTCCTGCGCGCCTACTCCACGATGCAGGACGCGCCGATCGCGATCTACCTGCGCGGCTTCTCCCGCATCGGCTTCCAGGGAGATCTGAACACCACCCGGAGCGCGGTACGGGCGATGCTGGCCCAGCTCGTGGTCGCACACTCCCCCGCTGACCTCTACCTGGTGCTCGTGACCACCGGCCCGCACTGGGACTGGGCGAAGTGGCTCCCGCACGTGCAGGACGACTCGGCACCCGACGTCACCGGCACCCGGCGCCGGTTCGTGACGGACCTGACGCAGCTCGATGAGGCGCTGGCCGTGCTCGGCGTACCGGAACGGCCGGGCTACGAACCCGACACCCCGGTCACCGCGATCGAGCAGTACGTCGTGGTGGTCCTGGACTGGCCGCTGCTGCCCAGCGGGCACCGGCTCGGCGCCGAGGGCTACCGCAACGTCGTCACCCTGGACATCGGCGCCACCCTCGGCTGGGAACCGCATCCACACACCCTGCTGGTGCAGGCCGACGAGAGCCAGCTGAACATCACCTCCTTCGACCACCTCGGCAAGTCGAGCAGCAGCCCGCTCTGCCGCCCGGACCGGATGGGTACGGTCGCGGCCGGGGCACTGGCCCGTTCGCTGGCCCGCTACCGGGTCGGCGCCGGCGGCGACACCGAGGAGCCGCTGGCCACCGACTACGACCTGGCCGGGATGCTGCAGCTCGGTGACCTGACCCGGTTCGACACGGCCGCCTACCGCTCCGGGCGCAGCCCCGCACAGCGGCTGCGGGTGCCGATCGGGATGACCTCCACCGGCATGCAGATCGAACTGGACATCAAGGAGGCCGCCGAGGGCGGGATGGGCCCGCACGGCATGCTCATCGGCGCGACCGGTTCCGGCAAGAGCGAACTGCTGCGCACGCTGGTGCTGGCACTGGCCGCCCGGCACTCGTCCGAGGACCTCAACTTCGTGCTCGTCGACTTCAAGGGCGGCGCCGCGTTCGTCGGCTTCGAGCGGCTGCCGCACACCTCCGCGGTCATCACCAACCTCTCCGAGGAACTGGAGCTGGTCGACCGGATGCAGGACGCGCTCACCGGTGAACTGAACCGCCGCCAGGAACATCTGCGGGCCAGTGGTTATCCGTCCCGGCGCGAGTACGAACGGGCCCGTTCCGAGGGCACCGCGATGGATCCGATGCCCGCGCTGTTCATCGTGGTCGACGAGTTCAGCGAGATGCTCAGCAGCAAACCGGAGTTCATCGACGTCTTCGCGATGATCGGCCGGCTCGGCCGCAGCCTCGGGGTGCATCTGCTGCTCGCCAGCCAGCGGGTCGACGAGGGACGTATCCACACGATCGAGGGCCACCTGTCGTACCGGATCGGCCTGCGCACCTTCTCCTCCATGGAGAGCCGCAGCGTGCTCGGTGTCCCGGACGCCTACGAACTGCCGAACGCGCCCGGCAACGGGTACCTGCGCCCGGACACCACGACGCTGATCCGGTTCAAGGCCGCGTACTGCTCCGGCCCTTGGCGGCCCCCGCACCAGCGCCGCCGCCAGTCCGCGCAGGGCGGTCTCGTCCCGTTCGGCACCGAGCACCTGGTCCCGGACGAGCCGGCCACCCCGGACGAGGACGCGGAACCGGACAGCGCGAACGAGAAGGCGCCGGTGATGGCGGACGTGCTGCTGGAGGCGCTGCGCGGGCAGGGCCCGGCCGCGCATCAGGTGTGGCTGCCCCCACTGACCGACTCCACCACGCTGGAGAAGCTGCTGCCCCCGCTGGTCGAGCACCCGACACTCGGCCTCGCGCCGGTCGGCGGGTACGGCACCGGCCAGCTCACCGTACCGATCGGCCTGGTCGACCTGCCCGCCCAGCAGCGGCGCGAGTTGCTGACCGCGAGCCTGGCCGGCAGCGCCGGCAACGTCGGTGTCGTCGGCGGCCCGCAGTCCGGCAAGAGCACCCTGCTGCGCACGCTGATCACCGCGCTGGCGCTCACCCACACCGCCGCCGAGGTGCAGTTCTACTGCCTGGACTTCGGCGGTGGCGCACTGGCGTCACTGGCCCGGCTACCGCACGTCGGTGGCGTCACCGGCCGGCTGGACCGGGACAAGGTCACCCGCACCGTCCTGGAGGTGACGAATCTGCTCGCCCACCGGGAGCAGATCTTCAGCCAGAACGGCATCGACTCGATGACCAGCTACCGCCGGGCGCGGCGGACCGGCGCGTTCCAGGACGTCGACCCGTACGGCGACGTGTTCCTGATCGTCGACGGCTGGTACACGGCCCGGCAGGACTTCCAGGAACTCGACGACCGGTTCGGTGAGATCGCCGCGCGTGGACTGGGCTTCGGCGTCCACCTGGTGGTCTCCGCCGGGCGCTGGACCGAGATCCGGCCGTGGCTGCGCGACGTGCTCGGCACCCGCTTCGAACTCAAGCTCGGCGACCCGGTCGAGTCCGAGGTGCACAGCCGGACGGCCGCGACCGTGCCGAACATCCCGGGCCGCGGCATCACCGCCGACCGGCAGCACTTCCTGGGCGCGCTGCCCCGGATCGACGGCAACCCGGACACCGAGGACCTGGCCGAGGCGACCGCGGAACTCGTCGAATCGCTCGACGTCCCGTCCGCGCCGCGCGCGCCACTGGTGAAGCTGCTGCCCGACCGGCTGCCGGTCACGATGCTGCCGGCCGCCACCGCACCGTCCAAAGAGGCGGAGATCCGGATCCCGCTCGGCCTGGACGACGTCCGCCTGGAGCCGCTCTGGCACGACTTCGACGCGAACCCGCACCTGCTGATCTTCGGCGACACCGAGACCGGCAAGACGAACCTGCTGCGGCACATCGCCCGCAGCATCGCCGCGCACCACACGCCGAAGGAGGCGCGGATCGTCTTCGGCGACTTCCGGCGCGAGTTGCACGACGCGATCCCGCAGGTGCACCAGATCGGTTACTCGATGTCGGCGGAACGGCTCGCCGCGACGATGGCCGAGGCCGGGCAGATCCTCACCGGGCGGCTGCCCGGGCCGGAGATCCCGCCGAGCCGGCTCGCCAAACGCGACTGGTGGACCGGTGGCCGGATGTTCATCCTGGTCGACGACTTCGAGCTGATCGAGAGCGGCCGGGACTCACCGCTGGCCCCGTTGCTGCCGCTCCTGCCGCACGGCGCCGAGATCGGCCTGCACCTGATCATCGCGCGGAGCACCTCCGGTGCCAACCGCGGCATGATGAACCCGGTGCTGCGCCGGGCCTGGGACCTGGGCTCGCCGGGTCTGCTGCTCTCCTGCCCGCGCGAGGAGGGCTCGTTCCTCGGCAACGTGAAGCCGCGGGTGCTGCCGGTGGCCCGCGGCCAGTACATCGACCGGCGGCGCTCGGTCCGGCTGGTGCAGACGCCCGAGGTGCCGATGCCGGAACGGCCGGAGGATTAG